Genomic DNA from Phaeobacter porticola:
ACTGTGACAGGTGGCGTGATCGTGGATTCAGGCCAGTTCGACTGGTCCGCAAATGACAAATTCCCGTCGCTGTCGCAGCCCGAGCCCGCCTATCACGGACTGAAGTTTCACGAGACCTTTGGTGGGCTGGCATTCACCTTCCACGGCATCGCCATTGGCCTGCGCGATCTAGGGATGACCATGAACCCGCAGGCAGCGCATTATACGCTGATGGGGATTGAGACGCTCAGCCTACGCATGGAGCGTCACTGCGAGAACGCAAAAACCGTCGCGGCTTGGCTCGAGCAGGATCCGCGTGTTGACTATGTGACCTATGCAGGCCTGCCCTCCTCACCTTATCATCAGCGCGCTGAGAAACATTATCCCAAAGGCACCGGTGGGCTGTTCACCTTTGCAGTGAAGGGTGGCTACGATGCCTGCGTCAAACTGGTGAATTCACTGGAAATCTTCAGCCATGTGGCCAACCTTGGTGACACCCGGTCTCTGATCATCCATTCGGCCTCGACGACACACCGTCAGCTAACGCCGGAACAGCAAGAGGCCGCAGGCGCGGGTGCGAACGTTGTTCGTATATCAATTGGTATCGAGAACGCAGATGATCTGATCGCCGACCTGGATCAGGGTCTGGCGAAGACCGTTGATTAAACGCCTCAACCGTTGAAATATAAAAAAGGCCGGGAAGAACCCGGCCTTTTATCCAAGCCGAATGTCGGCCACGCCCCCTAAAGGCGGGCTTCGACGGTTTGAGGTTCAATCGCCTTCAGACGGCGCGATTTCGTAGACTACCGACACGCTATGACCAAAAGTCAGCTCGCCTGCCTCAATCGGCATAGGCGCACTTCGGGCCATTTCCATCGCCATCATCGGCTGGCCACCACCTGCGTCACGATCATGGATCGAGCGTACGGGTCCCAAGGTCACCCCAGCCGCTTCGGCCAGCTGGGTCGCTTTTCGCAACGCATCCTTTACCGCCGCCCCTCGGATCTGATCCTGTACCTGGGCCGGATCGGCCACGCCAAAGCTAAGCCCACGGAAATCATTTGCGCCAACTTTCAGGACTTGGTCCAACACCTCGCCCAGCCGTTCCAGATCATGGATCCGCAGAGCAAGCGTATTGGAGGCCGAAAAGCCGGTAATCTTGCGTCTGCCGTTCTCATAACTGCGATCCTGTGACCACACAGGATTGAGCGAAATCTGCCGTGTCTGCATATCTTCTGCTGCAATGCCAGCAGCGCGCAATTCGTCCACCACGGCCACCATCTTGGTCGACACCGCTGACATCGCCAATGCGGCCTCGTTCGCCTCTTCGGTAACACCAAGTGTGATTGTCGCAAGTGTTGGGGTCACCGCGATCTGCGCCTCACCGGTTACTGAAATCTGACGGTCCATACGAATTTCATCTGCATAGCTCAGCCCCGTTGTCAGTATAACGGTAAGCACTGACGCAAAAATATGTCTGGCTCTCATGAAACTGCTCCTTTTTCTGAGGTCTTACATGGGGATGGCAAAGGACCGCTTGCAAGGGGGAATTAGTGTCTTTTCCTTTCCCTCGCGATCGGTCTGCCCTATGGTCTGCGACAAGATCGCCTCGCCCCGCGTGGTATAGGCACAATTGAGTTGAAGGCGTGTTGGCATCATGAAACCGGGGTTTGCACTCTCATTTTCCTCCCACGGCGTCAGCCTATTGCAGCGTGCCGCCGGGGGATGGCGCCAGATTGGCACCGTATCGCTGGATGTCGAGGATCTTGGCGCCGCCTTGGCGGATCTGCGCCAATTGGGCGAAACCTATGCGAACGGCCCCATCGCC
This window encodes:
- a CDS encoding O-acetylhomoserine aminocarboxypropyltransferase/cysteine synthase family protein; the encoded protein is MSEAANYGFDTLQIHAGARPDPATGARQTPIYQTTAYVFRDADHAAALFNLQEVGFIYSRLTNPTVAVLQERIATLEGGVGAVCCSSGHAAQIMALFPLMEPGRNVVASTRLYGGTVTQFSQTIKRFGWSAKFVDFDDPEAVAAAIDDDTRAVFGESVANPGGYVTDIRSIADVTDAAGIPLIIDNTSATPYLCNPIAHGATLVVHSTTKYLTGNGTVTGGVIVDSGQFDWSANDKFPSLSQPEPAYHGLKFHETFGGLAFTFHGIAIGLRDLGMTMNPQAAHYTLMGIETLSLRMERHCENAKTVAAWLEQDPRVDYVTYAGLPSSPYHQRAEKHYPKGTGGLFTFAVKGGYDACVKLVNSLEIFSHVANLGDTRSLIIHSASTTHRQLTPEQQEAAGAGANVVRISIGIENADDLIADLDQGLAKTVD
- a CDS encoding SIMPL domain-containing protein; this translates as MRARHIFASVLTVILTTGLSYADEIRMDRQISVTGEAQIAVTPTLATITLGVTEEANEAALAMSAVSTKMVAVVDELRAAGIAAEDMQTRQISLNPVWSQDRSYENGRRKITGFSASNTLALRIHDLERLGEVLDQVLKVGANDFRGLSFGVADPAQVQDQIRGAAVKDALRKATQLAEAAGVTLGPVRSIHDRDAGGGQPMMAMEMARSAPMPIEAGELTFGHSVSVVYEIAPSEGD